The Burkholderiales bacterium JOSHI_001 genomic sequence CGATGTGCGCCGACGGCGCACAGCTGTACGTGGCCGACAGCCGCAACGCGCGGCTGGCGGTGATGCTGATCGCGCCGCCTTCGCTGGGGGTCGGGCGATGACGGGCTGGCTGCTGCGCGCCTTGGCCCTCGTGGCGTGCCTGGTGCTGGCCGGCTGCGCCGCCGGCCCCACGGTGATGCGCATGGACGCCGCGGGCGAGGACGCCGGCAGCAACGGCCGGGTCTGGCCCGCGCCGCAAACCCTGGAAGTGCCACGCTACCGCTACATCGGCCAGCTCACCGGCGAGGCGAACTTCCAGCTGGCCGTCCGTGATGGCGCCGGCAGCGGCCTGCGCAAGGCCTGGTCCTGGCTGGTGGGCCTGACCGAGCGCGAGCCGGCCTCGGTGGTGCTGCAGCGCCCCCAGACCGGCATGGTGGACGCCCGTGGCCGCGTGCTGGTCACCGATGTCAGCCGCGGCGCGGTGTTCGTCTTCGACGAGGCCCAGGGCAAGCTGGCGGTGTGGGAACAGGCCAGCCCCACGCAGCGTTTTGTCGCCCCGGTGGGCATTGCCGCCGGCCCCGACGGCCAGGTGTATGTGGCCGATGCCGAACTGGGCCGGGTGTTCCGCCTGGGCCCCGAAGGCCAGCCCCTGGGTGCCCTGGGCGCCGGCCTGCTGCAGCGGCCCACGGGTCTGGCGCGCGACCCGCTGCAGCAAAGGCTGTTCGTGGCCGACACCCGCGCCCACGACATCAAGGTCTTCGACGATGCCGGCCGGCTGATCGACACCTGGGGCCAGAAGGGCGACAACGGCAACGAGCCGCCCGGGGGATCGCATGGCGACCTGAACGCGCCCACCCACCTCACCTTTTCCCAGGGCGTGCTGTATGTGGCCGACACCATGAACGCACGCATCGTGGCCTTCGACGAAGCCGGCGTGCCGCAGCGCCAGTTCGGCAAGCGCGGCCTGTACGTGGGCAACCTGGTGCGACCCAAGGGCGTGGCCGCCGACGACGAGGGCAATGTCTACGTGGTGGAATCCATGCACGACAACCTGCTGGTCTTCGACAACCAGGCACAGTTGCTGCTGTCCATCGGTGGCACCGGCAGCGACGTGGGCAAGTTCTACCTGCCCGCCGGTGTGTGGGTGGACGGCAAAAACCGCGTCTTCGTGGCCGACATGTTCAACGGCCGGGTGGTGGTGTTTCAGTTCCTGGGGGGTGGTTGATGCGCTGGTTCGCATCCATGGGAATGGTCTTGGCCTTGGCGGCCGGCCTGCTGTTCACACAGGTGGACGGCGTGCGCGCGGCCAAGGTGCCTGATGTCGCCAACACCAAGCACAACCTGTCGGTCACCGGCCCGGGCACGCTGAAGGCCAGCACCGAAACCCAGATCTGCGTGTTCTGCCACACGCCCCACGCGGCCGAGAACATCCCGGCCGCGCCGCTGTGGAACCGCAAGCTCTCGGGCGCCACCTACACCACCTACACCTCCAGTTCCATCGAGGCCAACGCAGCCGAACTGGCCGCCGGCCCGGGCGGCACCAGCAAGCTGTGCCTCAGCTGCCACGACGGCACCATGGCCATCGGCAACGTGAACGTGCTCAATGGCCGCGCCGACCAGAGCATCACACTGGGCGGCACCGGCCCCGGCGGCACCATGGCCGTGGGCGCGGGCACGGCCACCGGCTTCACCCGCAACCTGGGCGTGGACCTGACCAACGACCACCCGATCAGCTTCACCTACGACGCCGCGCTGGCCGCCGCCGACGGCGAGCTGCGCACGCCCGACGGCGTGACCGTGGGCACCCGGGTGGCCGGCCAGACCAAGCCCAAGCTGCCGTTGGAAGCCGGCAAGATGCAGTGCAACGCCTGCCACGACCCGCACCTGCGCGAAACCGACCCGGCCAAGGGCCCGGCGAAGTTCCTGCGCGTGAACCGCTTCCAGGAAATTGCGCCCAACGGCGGGCCCTTCAACGAAGCCGCCGACATCGTCTGCCTGGCCTGCCACGACAAGGCCGGCACCACCTGGGCCTTCTCGGCCCACGCCCACCCGCAGGTGGCCGACGAGTTGTACAACCCCAGCGCGGCGGCGCTGCGCGAATTCCCCAGCAACCAGCCGGTGTGGAAGGGCGCCTGCCTGAACTGCCACGACACCCACACCGTGCAGGGCGCACGCCGCCTGCTGCGCGAAGGCACCGACTCCAGCGCCACGCCCAAGAGCGGCGGCAATTCGGCGATCGAGCAGACCTGCTACCAATGCCACAGCAGCATCGCCGAAGGCAGCATCCTCACCAACGTGAGCAATGTGCCCAACATCCGCACCGACTTTTCACTGCCGCGGCGCATGCCCATCACCGATTCCGACCAGGGCGGCACCGAGGTGCATGACATCGGCACCGGCACCGGCACCCAGCGCGGCAAGGACTTCGTCGAATCACCCACCCTGCTGGGCAAGGGCGCATCGCAGAACCGGCACGTGGAGTGCACCGACTGCCACAACCCGCACCGCGTCATCAAGAACCGCAGCTTCGCCGCCAACCCCGCCGTGCCCGACGCCGCCGGCACGCACGACCACAACGCCGGCCACACCAACCTGGCCAGCGGGGTGTTGAAGGGCATCACCGGGGTGGAGCCTGTCTATGCCAGCGCGGCCTTCGGCAGCGTGCCGGTGGGCTTCGATTTCAAGCGCGGCGACGGCGGCGTGAACGCCAACACTGCGGCGGGCAGCACCTGGGTCACGCGCGAGTACCAGGTGTGCCTGAAGTGCCACAGCAACCACGCCTACGACACCCCGCCCGCGCTCGGCAGCAGCGGCGGCGGCACCCCCAGCGGCACCAATGGCCTGACCCAGTTCACCAACCAGGCGATGGAGTTCCAGGCCCCGGCCGGGCACCGTGGCGAGCTCACCACCTTTGACAGCGGTGCTTTCGCCGGCACGCCCCCGGGCCAAAGCTACTCGGTGAACTTCCAGACCAACAACCACCGCGGCTGGCACGTGGTGATCGGCCCCACCGGCCGCACCAACGCCATCCGCGGCACCGTGCCGGGTTCGTTCCAGGCCCCCTGGGGCGGCAACGCCGACGTGGGCACCCAGACCATGTACTGCAGCGACTGCCACGGCAGCAACACCACCGGCAACACCGTGGTGCCCGACGGCGGCGAGAACGGCAACCCCTGGGGCCCGCATGGCAGCACCAACAACTTCATCCTCAAGGGCGAATGGAGTGCCAACACCGGCACCAACGGACGCGACGCGGCCTACACCGCCAACGCGCTGTGCTTCAAGTGCCACACCAACAGCAATTACGCCGACCGCAACGGCCTGGGCGGCATCAGCAACCGCACCACCGGCTTCTACAACAGCAGCCGCGGCAACCTTCACGCTTACCACACCGACAAGATCCAGCACCTGCGCTGCACCTGGTGCCATGTGGCGGTGCCGCACGGCTGGAAGAACAAGGCCCTGCTGGTGAACCTGAACGACGTGGGTCCGGAAGTGGGCCTGCCCGCCGGCACACAGGTGAAGAACAACACCACCACGCCCTACACCAACCCACCCTACTACCTGAACGCGGTGCTGAAGGTGCGCACCTTCGCCACCAGCGGCAACTGGGACCAAAGCAACTGCGGCTCGGTGGGCGCGCCCGGCAATGGCGCGTCCGGACGCGACTGGATGCGCGACTCCAGCGAGAACTGCCAGAACGCGCCATGAAGGACACCCCCCCCGAAGCGCCTGCGGCGCCTCCCCCCAGGGGGCATCGCTGGCGGACCGGCGGAGCCGGATCCGCGGCGATCGCTTGGTTGGTACCGCTGCGTGTCTTGGGTTCGACGCGGCTGACGCCTTGGCTGTTCGGGCTGCTGGCGCTGGCGGTGCTGTTCTCGCATGTGAACGTGCGCCTGCCCG encodes the following:
- a CDS encoding doubled CXXCH motif-containing protein (PFAM: Doubled CXXCH motif (Paired_CXXCH_1)), which produces MRWFASMGMVLALAAGLLFTQVDGVRAAKVPDVANTKHNLSVTGPGTLKASTETQICVFCHTPHAAENIPAAPLWNRKLSGATYTTYTSSSIEANAAELAAGPGGTSKLCLSCHDGTMAIGNVNVLNGRADQSITLGGTGPGGTMAVGAGTATGFTRNLGVDLTNDHPISFTYDAALAAADGELRTPDGVTVGTRVAGQTKPKLPLEAGKMQCNACHDPHLRETDPAKGPAKFLRVNRFQEIAPNGGPFNEAADIVCLACHDKAGTTWAFSAHAHPQVADELYNPSAAALREFPSNQPVWKGACLNCHDTHTVQGARRLLREGTDSSATPKSGGNSAIEQTCYQCHSSIAEGSILTNVSNVPNIRTDFSLPRRMPITDSDQGGTEVHDIGTGTGTQRGKDFVESPTLLGKGASQNRHVECTDCHNPHRVIKNRSFAANPAVPDAAGTHDHNAGHTNLASGVLKGITGVEPVYASAAFGSVPVGFDFKRGDGGVNANTAAGSTWVTREYQVCLKCHSNHAYDTPPALGSSGGGTPSGTNGLTQFTNQAMEFQAPAGHRGELTTFDSGAFAGTPPGQSYSVNFQTNNHRGWHVVIGPTGRTNAIRGTVPGSFQAPWGGNADVGTQTMYCSDCHGSNTTGNTVVPDGGENGNPWGPHGSTNNFILKGEWSANTGTNGRDAAYTANALCFKCHTNSNYADRNGLGGISNRTTGFYNSSRGNLHAYHTDKIQHLRCTWCHVAVPHGWKNKALLVNLNDVGPEVGLPAGTQVKNNTTTPYTNPPYYLNAVLKVRTFATSGNWDQSNCGSVGAPGNGASGRDWMRDSSENCQNAP
- a CDS encoding NHL repeat protein (PFAM: NHL repeat); this translates as MTGWLLRALALVACLVLAGCAAGPTVMRMDAAGEDAGSNGRVWPAPQTLEVPRYRYIGQLTGEANFQLAVRDGAGSGLRKAWSWLVGLTEREPASVVLQRPQTGMVDARGRVLVTDVSRGAVFVFDEAQGKLAVWEQASPTQRFVAPVGIAAGPDGQVYVADAELGRVFRLGPEGQPLGALGAGLLQRPTGLARDPLQQRLFVADTRAHDIKVFDDAGRLIDTWGQKGDNGNEPPGGSHGDLNAPTHLTFSQGVLYVADTMNARIVAFDEAGVPQRQFGKRGLYVGNLVRPKGVAADDEGNVYVVESMHDNLLVFDNQAQLLLSIGGTGSDVGKFYLPAGVWVDGKNRVFVADMFNGRVVVFQFLGGG